In a genomic window of Acidobacteriota bacterium:
- a CDS encoding outer membrane beta-barrel protein yields MHRFQTAGALAALAFLLPSPASADIGLGPRLAVVRGDTVAGSSGDRYTGGVLRARVSPRTALELALDWRAVVNQSLNERTRDYPIQGTLLLYPVRASLSPYLLGGIGWYSQRVESLDAASTVLDSTTTRKFGYHAGFGGELRLGRRAAVHVDYRYTFIRFGADQVTAEPADTASGGLRIPVVASLAEKLKLSHEGSMWTGGLTVYF; encoded by the coding sequence ATGCACCGTTTCCAGACGGCCGGCGCACTCGCCGCACTGGCGTTCCTGCTTCCTTCACCGGCCAGCGCCGACATCGGACTGGGGCCGCGACTTGCGGTCGTGCGCGGCGATACGGTGGCCGGCAGCAGCGGCGATCGTTACACCGGCGGCGTGCTTCGCGCGCGCGTGTCCCCAAGAACCGCGCTCGAGCTCGCCCTCGACTGGCGCGCGGTCGTCAATCAGAGCCTCAACGAGCGCACGCGCGATTACCCCATCCAGGGCACGCTGCTCCTGTACCCGGTGCGGGCGTCGCTGTCGCCGTACCTGCTGGGCGGCATCGGGTGGTACTCCCAACGCGTGGAGTCGCTCGATGCCGCGAGCACGGTTCTCGACAGCACGACGACACGAAAATTCGGCTACCACGCGGGGTTCGGTGGGGAGCTGCGGCTCGGGCGGCGCGCGGCGGTTCACGTGGACTATCGGTACACCTTCATCCGCTTCGGTGCCGACCAGGTCACGGCGGAGCCGGCCGACACCGCGTCAGGCGGCCTTCGCATTCCAGTGGTCGCTTCCCTCGCGGAAAAGCTCAAGCTGTCGCACGAAGGCTCGATGTGGACGGGCGGGCTGACGGTGTACTTCTGA
- a CDS encoding glycine C-acetyltransferase — MAISQRTDPLAYLGEELDSLKQQGLYRRLRILGDEQKARTTFDGRSVVNLSSNNYLGLTTHPRLRERARAALEKYGAGTGSVRTIAGTMDIHMELERKLAEFKKTEAVVVFQSGFAANAGTVSAVLSKDDFIVSDELNHASIIDGARLSRATIKVFAHRDVAAARKILQDLPAGPRRLLITDGVFSMDGDVGPLPDLCAAAEEHGAIMMVDDAHASGVFGQNGRGTIDHFNCHGRVHVQVGTLSKAVGALGGYVAGSRNLVEFLHHRARPFLFSTSHPPSVAASCIAAIDVLLEEPQIIDRLWENTRFFKAGLQKLGFNTGISESPITPVIAGEGALAMRLSDRLFEEGVFAQGIAFPTVARDKARVRTIVTATHTREELQFALDVFAKVGRELGII, encoded by the coding sequence ATGGCCATCTCGCAGCGAACCGATCCCCTCGCGTATCTCGGCGAGGAGCTTGATTCACTCAAACAGCAGGGCCTCTATCGGCGCCTTCGCATCCTGGGGGATGAACAGAAAGCGCGCACGACCTTCGACGGCCGATCGGTCGTCAACCTGTCGTCCAACAACTACCTCGGATTGACGACTCACCCTCGGCTGCGCGAGCGGGCGCGCGCGGCGCTCGAGAAATATGGCGCCGGCACCGGCTCGGTGCGCACCATCGCCGGCACGATGGACATCCACATGGAGCTCGAGCGGAAGCTCGCCGAGTTCAAGAAGACGGAAGCGGTCGTCGTGTTCCAGAGTGGCTTCGCCGCCAACGCGGGCACGGTGTCCGCCGTCCTCTCGAAAGACGATTTCATCGTCTCCGACGAATTGAACCACGCGAGCATCATCGACGGGGCCCGGCTGAGCCGCGCCACGATCAAGGTCTTCGCGCATCGCGACGTCGCGGCCGCGCGCAAGATCCTCCAGGATCTGCCCGCCGGCCCGCGCAGGCTCCTCATCACCGACGGCGTGTTCAGCATGGACGGGGACGTCGGGCCGCTGCCGGATCTCTGCGCGGCCGCCGAGGAGCACGGCGCGATCATGATGGTCGACGACGCGCACGCGAGCGGCGTGTTCGGACAGAACGGACGGGGCACGATCGATCACTTCAACTGCCACGGCCGCGTGCACGTGCAGGTCGGGACGCTCTCGAAGGCAGTCGGCGCGCTTGGCGGCTACGTGGCCGGCAGCCGCAACCTCGTCGAGTTCCTGCATCACCGCGCACGGCCGTTCCTGTTCTCGACGTCTCACCCTCCCTCGGTCGCCGCCTCGTGCATCGCCGCCATCGACGTGCTTCTCGAAGAACCGCAGATCATCGACCGGCTCTGGGAGAATACGCGCTTCTTCAAGGCCGGTCTCCAGAAGCTCGGGTTCAACACCGGCATCAGCGAGAGCCCGATTACGCCGGTGATCGCCGGCGAGGGCGCGCTGGCGATGAGGCTCTCCGACCGGTTGTTCGAGGAAGGCGTCTTCGCGCAGGGCATCGCGTTCCCGACCGTCGCGCGAGACAAGGCGCGCGTCCGGACGATCGTCACCGCGACGCACACCCGCGAGGAGCTGCAGTTCGCGCTCGACGTGTTCGCGAAGGTCGGGAGGGAGCTGGGGATAATTTAG
- a CDS encoding OmpA family protein, translating into MRKALWATVMVALVSVSAGACATKKFVRTRVGEVNDKVSTLSKSVEETQERTRQNEQRIGDVDQRVTQVADESKAGIEKVSLRAEEIERATKRLVYEVVISEDQGNFKFAKSDLPDEARTELDRLVEQLKADPQGAFIEIEGHTDNVGTPEVNKRIGLERAEAVKRYLYETHQVPLHKMNVITYGEEKPIAPNDTRDGRAQNRRVVVKVLT; encoded by the coding sequence ATGCGGAAGGCACTATGGGCAACGGTCATGGTGGCGCTCGTCAGCGTGAGCGCCGGTGCGTGCGCGACGAAGAAGTTCGTGCGGACGCGCGTGGGGGAAGTCAACGACAAGGTCTCCACGCTGTCGAAGAGCGTCGAGGAGACGCAGGAGCGGACCCGGCAGAACGAGCAGAGGATCGGCGATGTCGATCAGCGCGTGACGCAGGTCGCTGACGAGAGCAAGGCGGGCATCGAGAAGGTCAGCCTCCGCGCGGAGGAGATCGAGCGCGCCACGAAGCGGCTGGTCTACGAAGTGGTCATCAGCGAAGACCAGGGCAACTTCAAGTTCGCCAAGAGCGATTTGCCGGACGAGGCGCGCACGGAGCTGGATCGCCTGGTCGAGCAGTTAAAGGCCGACCCGCAGGGCGCCTTCATCGAGATCGAAGGACACACCGACAACGTCGGGACTCCCGAAGTGAACAAGCGCATCGGCCTCGAGCGCGCCGAGGCGGTCAAGCGGTACCTCTACGAGACGCACCAGGTGCCGCTGCACAAGATGAACGTGATCACCTACGGCGAGGAAAAGCCGATCGCGCCGAACGACACTCGTGACGGCCGCGCGCAGAACCGCCGTGTCGTCGTGAAGGTGCTCACCTAA
- a CDS encoding molybdopterin-dependent oxidoreductase, with translation METVTLTIDGRQITVEKGRTVLQAAIEHGIKVPYYCYHPGLGVDGSCRVCIVKVEKMPKLQTSCSTVCTDGMVVYTDTPEVVEARASVFEFLLINHPLDCPVCDKGGECPLQDFSYTFGPNRSRMEFPRRVFDGEGVRADVDFGPTLMLNRNRCILCTRCVRYMREIDGDAQIGIIDRGNGSEIATFQEQGVHSLTSGNLMDVCPVGAITTRDYRFKSRPWDNPHAVDTICTLCEKGCNTTAWIKAKPEWAKGARLIRMTPRFNPDVNSYWMCDIGRFNFHWVEGEQRVRRPFVRGAANSFEPMAWHDALAKLRERADASGGRLGFLVSAHAALEEMFLVKQLASALGGAPIAVSWTSSRKQQPANTRFPVPPVDAPNVNGARDLGLVAAGAAQPDAGALRAAVESGAVKAVYVLDPGPEHSIGDVHWLIDARRSGRLPLLVVQGVSMTPLAEAADFILPGAAYVEKDAVYTNGQGRVQAASQVLLPSGDATEDWQILVNVAVSLGVSTITYTDAAHVRGAAASALSSNPAYAAMATLEFTRPVPARTWLQASNPSERWKWDFMFQDLLPVKFAGEPEKTSRPDLILLRRVE, from the coding sequence ATGGAAACCGTCACGCTCACGATTGATGGCCGGCAGATCACGGTGGAAAAGGGCCGGACCGTCCTCCAGGCCGCGATCGAGCACGGCATCAAGGTGCCCTACTACTGCTATCACCCCGGCCTCGGCGTCGACGGGTCCTGCCGCGTCTGCATCGTCAAGGTGGAGAAGATGCCGAAGCTGCAGACGTCGTGCTCGACGGTATGCACTGACGGCATGGTGGTTTACACCGATACGCCTGAGGTCGTGGAAGCGCGGGCGAGCGTGTTCGAGTTCCTGCTCATCAACCATCCTCTTGATTGCCCGGTGTGCGACAAGGGGGGCGAGTGCCCGCTCCAGGACTTCTCGTATACGTTCGGCCCCAACCGCAGCCGGATGGAGTTCCCGCGGCGCGTCTTCGACGGCGAGGGGGTTCGCGCCGACGTGGACTTCGGCCCCACGCTGATGCTGAACCGCAACCGCTGCATTCTCTGCACGCGGTGCGTGCGCTACATGCGCGAGATCGATGGCGACGCCCAAATCGGCATCATCGATCGCGGGAACGGCAGCGAGATAGCCACCTTCCAGGAGCAGGGGGTGCACTCGCTCACCTCCGGGAATCTGATGGATGTCTGTCCGGTAGGCGCGATTACCACGCGCGATTACCGGTTCAAGTCGCGGCCGTGGGACAACCCGCACGCCGTCGACACGATCTGCACGCTGTGCGAGAAGGGCTGCAACACGACGGCCTGGATCAAGGCGAAGCCGGAGTGGGCCAAGGGGGCGCGCCTGATCCGGATGACGCCGCGCTTCAACCCTGATGTGAACAGCTATTGGATGTGCGACATCGGCCGGTTCAACTTCCACTGGGTAGAAGGGGAGCAGCGCGTCCGCAGGCCGTTCGTGCGCGGCGCCGCGAACTCGTTCGAGCCGATGGCCTGGCACGACGCGCTCGCGAAGCTGCGCGAGCGGGCCGACGCGTCCGGCGGCAGGCTCGGGTTCCTCGTCTCGGCCCACGCCGCTCTCGAGGAAATGTTCCTCGTGAAGCAGCTCGCCTCCGCCCTCGGCGGCGCGCCGATCGCCGTGTCGTGGACGTCGAGCCGGAAGCAGCAGCCGGCGAACACCCGGTTCCCCGTCCCCCCCGTCGATGCGCCGAACGTGAACGGCGCACGCGACCTCGGGCTTGTCGCCGCCGGTGCCGCGCAGCCGGATGCCGGCGCGTTGCGCGCCGCGGTCGAAAGCGGCGCCGTGAAGGCGGTGTACGTGCTCGACCCGGGGCCTGAGCACAGCATCGGCGACGTGCACTGGCTCATCGACGCGCGCCGCTCAGGCCGGTTGCCGCTCCTGGTTGTGCAGGGTGTGTCGATGACGCCGCTGGCCGAGGCGGCGGACTTCATCCTGCCAGGCGCGGCCTACGTCGAGAAGGATGCCGTCTACACCAACGGCCAGGGACGCGTGCAGGCGGCCTCACAGGTGCTGCTCCCGTCGGGCGACGCGACGGAAGACTGGCAGATCCTGGTGAACGTCGCGGTGTCGCTTGGCGTGTCCACAATCACCTACACGGACGCGGCGCACGTGCGCGGCGCGGCCGCTTCCGCCCTGTCGTCGAATCCGGCATATGCCGCCATGGCGACGCTCGAATTCACGCGTCCCGTCCCGGCGCGGACGTGGCTCCAGGCGTCCAACCCGTCGGAACGGTGGAAGTGGGATTTCATGTTCCAGGACCTGCTCCCGGTGAAATTCGCCGGCGAGCCGGAAAAGACGTCCCGTCCGGACCTCATCCTCCTGAGACGCGTCGAATAG
- a CDS encoding DoxX family protein, with the protein MRLFAYGPAILRLALAAVFAAHGAQKLFGVWGGGGLRDTAVYFAALGFDRPLFAAFSAVKLDPAHAAIVLAGLVGVVEFGGGLLLIPGLLTRWAAAALAIEMAVAAYKVHLRNGFFLNWSVASGVGHGVEMNLVLIGGLICLLFTGAGALSVDGWRQESREQAALGRARLRSKVNH; encoded by the coding sequence ATGAGGCTGTTTGCGTACGGTCCGGCCATCCTGAGGCTTGCGCTGGCTGCCGTCTTTGCGGCCCACGGCGCCCAGAAGCTGTTCGGGGTGTGGGGCGGTGGCGGCCTTCGTGACACCGCCGTGTACTTTGCCGCGCTTGGTTTCGATCGGCCGCTGTTCGCCGCATTCAGCGCCGTGAAGCTCGATCCGGCCCACGCGGCAATCGTCCTGGCAGGCCTGGTGGGCGTTGTCGAATTCGGGGGTGGCCTGCTGCTGATTCCGGGGTTGCTGACGCGGTGGGCCGCCGCGGCGCTTGCCATCGAAATGGCGGTTGCGGCCTACAAGGTCCACCTCAGGAACGGGTTCTTCCTCAACTGGTCGGTGGCGTCCGGCGTGGGGCACGGAGTCGAGATGAACCTCGTGCTGATTGGCGGGCTCATCTGCCTCCTGTTCACCGGCGCCGGCGCCCTTTCCGTCGACGGCTGGCGGCAGGAATCACGCGAGCAGGCGGCGCTCGGCCGGGCACGCCTGCGATCCAAGGTCAATCACTGA
- a CDS encoding aminotransferase class I/II-fold pyridoxal phosphate-dependent enzyme: MSTRTAAAIPVAGRIGGFVYAIRNIVAEARKVEAAGRKVRYLNIGDPIPFGFHTPPHLVEAVTRAIRDGHNGYTPSPGIPPAREAVAAELTSRGMPVDAGRVVITSGTSEGIEIALQALVDPGTEVLVPLPTYPLYTAVLAKIGATPAYYRVDPSRGWLPDLDHMRTLINPGTRALVVIDPNNPTGSVYPPDVRLQLIALAESHGIPILADEVYGDLAYDGPVPALASLDRDAAIISFSSLSKAYLAPGWRAGWMAVGGNARLDGVLDAIKKLADGRLCAAGPMQHAIVAALTGDRSHQAVFRAALRERAALTTSRLNAIPGISCVPPAAAFYAMPRVELPPGRTDEDYVLGLLRATGVLCVYGSGFGLPAEQGFMRLVFLAAPEELSGVYDAMAAFTRDFLGR; encoded by the coding sequence ATGAGTACGCGAACGGCCGCAGCCATCCCTGTGGCAGGCCGGATTGGGGGGTTCGTCTACGCGATCCGCAATATCGTGGCGGAGGCGCGCAAGGTCGAGGCGGCCGGGCGAAAGGTCCGGTACCTCAATATTGGCGACCCGATCCCCTTCGGCTTTCACACTCCTCCACACCTCGTCGAAGCGGTCACGCGGGCGATACGGGACGGTCACAACGGGTATACCCCGTCGCCCGGGATTCCGCCCGCGCGCGAGGCCGTCGCCGCCGAGCTGACCTCGCGCGGCATGCCGGTGGACGCCGGCCGCGTGGTGATCACGTCGGGCACCTCGGAAGGCATCGAGATCGCGCTCCAGGCGCTGGTGGATCCCGGCACCGAGGTCCTCGTGCCGCTGCCGACCTACCCGCTGTACACCGCCGTCCTGGCGAAGATCGGCGCGACGCCCGCGTACTACCGCGTCGACCCGTCGCGCGGCTGGCTGCCCGACCTCGATCACATGCGCACCCTGATCAACCCGGGCACGCGCGCGCTGGTCGTGATCGATCCGAACAATCCGACCGGATCCGTGTATCCGCCCGACGTTCGGCTGCAGCTGATCGCGCTGGCGGAGTCGCACGGCATCCCGATCCTCGCCGACGAGGTGTACGGCGATCTGGCCTACGACGGTCCCGTGCCCGCCCTGGCCAGCCTCGACCGGGATGCGGCGATTATTTCGTTCTCGTCGCTCTCGAAGGCGTACCTCGCGCCTGGCTGGCGCGCCGGCTGGATGGCGGTCGGAGGGAACGCGCGGCTGGACGGTGTGCTCGACGCCATCAAGAAGCTCGCCGACGGCCGTCTCTGCGCGGCCGGTCCCATGCAGCACGCCATCGTCGCCGCGCTCACCGGCGACCGCTCGCACCAGGCGGTGTTTCGCGCGGCGTTGCGCGAGCGCGCGGCGCTCACCACGTCGCGGCTCAACGCGATCCCGGGCATCTCGTGCGTCCCGCCGGCGGCGGCCTTCTACGCGATGCCGCGGGTGGAGCTTCCGCCGGGGCGGACGGACGAAGACTACGTGCTCGGACTGCTTCGCGCGACCGGCGTGCTCTGCGTCTACGGCTCCGGATTCGGGCTGCCCGCTGAGCAGGGATTCATGCGTCTCGTCTTTCTCGCCGCGCCGGAAGAGCTGAGCGGGGTCTACGATGCGATGGCGGCCTTCACGCGTGATTTCCTCGGGCGCTGA
- a CDS encoding aminotransferase class V-fold PLP-dependent enzyme: MLTRRNFLQKSGLAVSALALERGRLRAAASRAAGVPPEDLAGDERYWREIQQAFTLDRTIINLNNGGCCPSPRVVHEALKRYLDVSNQAPVYHMWQILEPNIESVRRRLAAEFGCDGEELAITRNASEALQIAQLGLDLKRGDEILTTNQDYGRMLDTWEQRVRRDGVKLTKISFPVPPPSAADLVQRFERAITPQTRVIHFCHITNLTGHIFPVKAICDMARSRGIKTIVDGAHAFAHFPFKAADLGCDFYGTSLHKWLLAPIGTGFLYVRREHIPALWPLTPAAASRSADIRKFEEIGTHPAANHNAIAEALTFHEGIGSDRKLARLRYLRDRWAARMQAHPRIRIHTDLKEGASGAIATVQVVGIPTPKVVDYLWSRWRIIATPIVHAEYEGVRVTPNVYTTVEEVDTFAAALEQLAQKGLPA; this comes from the coding sequence ATGCTGACACGCCGTAATTTCCTCCAAAAAAGCGGCTTGGCCGTTTCGGCGCTTGCCCTCGAGCGGGGTCGGCTCCGGGCGGCCGCCTCGCGCGCCGCGGGAGTCCCGCCGGAAGACCTCGCCGGCGACGAACGCTACTGGCGCGAGATCCAGCAGGCCTTCACGCTCGATCGCACGATTATCAATCTCAATAACGGCGGCTGCTGCCCGAGCCCGCGCGTCGTCCACGAGGCGCTCAAACGATACCTTGACGTGTCGAATCAGGCCCCGGTGTACCACATGTGGCAGATCCTCGAACCCAACATCGAAAGCGTCCGCCGCCGGCTTGCCGCCGAGTTCGGGTGCGACGGGGAGGAACTGGCCATCACGCGAAACGCGAGCGAGGCGCTGCAGATCGCGCAGCTCGGCCTCGATTTGAAGCGCGGCGACGAGATCCTGACGACCAACCAGGATTACGGGCGCATGCTCGACACCTGGGAGCAGCGCGTCCGGCGTGACGGAGTCAAGCTGACGAAAATCTCCTTCCCGGTGCCGCCCCCTTCCGCGGCGGATCTGGTGCAGCGCTTCGAGCGCGCGATCACGCCGCAGACCCGTGTCATTCACTTCTGCCACATCACGAATCTCACCGGCCACATCTTCCCGGTGAAAGCGATCTGCGACATGGCGCGCTCCCGCGGCATCAAGACGATCGTGGACGGCGCGCACGCCTTTGCGCATTTCCCGTTCAAGGCCGCCGACCTCGGCTGCGACTTCTACGGGACGAGCCTGCACAAGTGGCTGCTCGCCCCGATCGGAACAGGGTTCCTGTACGTGCGGCGCGAGCACATTCCGGCTCTCTGGCCGCTCACGCCGGCTGCCGCGTCGCGCAGCGCAGACATCCGGAAGTTCGAGGAAATCGGGACGCACCCTGCCGCCAACCACAACGCGATTGCCGAGGCGTTGACCTTCCACGAGGGGATCGGATCGGACCGCAAGCTGGCGCGACTGCGGTACCTCCGCGACCGCTGGGCGGCGCGGATGCAGGCGCATCCACGAATCAGGATCCACACCGACTTGAAGGAGGGCGCCTCGGGCGCGATCGCGACCGTCCAGGTCGTCGGCATCCCGACGCCGAAAGTCGTCGACTATCTGTGGAGCCGCTGGCGGATCATCGCGACACCGATCGTGCACGCCGAATACGAAGGCGTCCGCGTCACGCCGAACGTCTACACGACGGTGGAGGAGGTCGACACCTTCGCGGCCGCGCTCGAGCAGCTCGCGCAGAAGGGATTGCCGGCGTAG
- a CDS encoding VWA domain-containing protein — MRTATSALLACLLISPGPAPSATEATRATGPVDAVPAGQAAPRFRSSVQMVTVAAVVRDRKGRFMRNLTRHDVQVLDKGAPRAISDFRVDVEAPVSIALLFDESGSMSVSSKALAARAAAAHILATLDPRRDEVAVFAFDSRLTATEPFTSDIEGVKTRLKSAEPFGTTALFDAVAAAAARMAERGARRKAIVVLTDGVDTASQLRPEEVSRAASAIDVPVYVLAVVSPLDHPGADTAVETQFEESAADLANLAQWTGGDVLTASVPAHASVAARQIVSELRHQYVIAFESGTEPGWHPIEVRVKERSAVVRARSGYVVRS, encoded by the coding sequence GTGAGGACTGCGACCTCAGCGTTGCTCGCGTGCCTGCTCATCTCGCCGGGACCAGCTCCGAGCGCAACCGAGGCGACGCGCGCAACCGGACCCGTGGACGCCGTCCCGGCGGGACAGGCGGCCCCGCGCTTCCGCAGCTCGGTGCAGATGGTCACGGTCGCGGCGGTGGTCCGCGATCGAAAAGGGCGCTTCATGCGCAACCTGACGCGGCACGACGTGCAGGTGCTCGACAAGGGAGCGCCGCGCGCCATCAGCGACTTCCGCGTCGACGTGGAGGCCCCGGTGAGCATCGCCCTGCTGTTCGATGAAAGCGGGAGCATGAGCGTGTCCTCGAAGGCGCTGGCGGCGCGCGCCGCCGCGGCGCACATTCTTGCGACGCTGGATCCCAGGCGCGACGAGGTCGCGGTCTTCGCGTTCGACTCCCGGCTCACGGCGACCGAGCCGTTCACCTCCGACATCGAAGGCGTGAAGACACGCCTGAAGAGCGCGGAGCCATTTGGGACGACGGCGTTGTTCGATGCGGTGGCGGCCGCGGCGGCGCGCATGGCGGAACGCGGCGCGCGCCGCAAGGCGATTGTGGTCCTCACCGACGGCGTCGACACGGCCAGCCAACTGCGGCCCGAGGAAGTCTCCCGCGCGGCGAGCGCCATCGACGTGCCGGTCTACGTGCTCGCGGTCGTGTCACCGCTCGATCATCCGGGCGCCGACACGGCGGTCGAGACGCAGTTCGAGGAATCGGCCGCGGATCTCGCCAACCTGGCGCAATGGACGGGGGGCGACGTGCTCACCGCCAGCGTGCCGGCGCACGCGAGCGTCGCGGCGCGGCAGATCGTCTCGGAGCTCCGGCACCAGTACGTGATCGCGTTCGAATCGGGGACCGAGCCCGGGTGGCACCCGATCGAAGTTCGAGTGAAGGAGCGCAGCGCGGTGGTACGCGCGCGCAGCGGATACGTGGTGAGGTCGTAA
- a CDS encoding AI-2E family transporter, with product MSDQKQTILWTIAVAALAVAILYAAFLVRHVLLLIYISGLLAIGFSPVVRLIERQRRIPRWLAILLLYVVILGSAAIVISLVAPPLIEQAKGLWDAAPRMFDRAQEYLIDRGLLRERLTLREAVEQAPGTSGAVGTITGAALGIVGGLAGVLTILILTFYLLLEADSLRNTFLRLFPKPRRAQIANASAEATRKVSAWLNGQLLLAATIGTTAAIGLWILGVPYFYVLALIAGVGEMIPVVGPIIAAVPGIAVALTISYQKALMVALFYLLQQQLENHVLVPKIMSRQVGVSAVTVIVSLLIGGNLLGVLGAILAIPTAAILQVIYQETIGKQD from the coding sequence GTGAGCGATCAGAAGCAGACGATCCTCTGGACGATCGCGGTGGCGGCCCTCGCCGTCGCGATCCTCTATGCCGCGTTTCTCGTGCGGCATGTCCTGCTGCTCATCTACATCTCGGGGCTGCTCGCGATCGGTTTCTCGCCCGTGGTGCGCCTGATCGAGCGGCAGCGCCGGATTCCCCGCTGGCTTGCCATCCTGCTGCTGTACGTCGTGATCCTCGGCTCGGCGGCGATCGTGATTTCGCTCGTCGCCCCGCCGCTCATCGAGCAGGCGAAGGGACTCTGGGATGCCGCGCCGCGCATGTTCGACCGCGCGCAGGAGTACCTGATCGACAGAGGCCTCCTGCGGGAGCGTCTCACGCTGCGCGAGGCGGTCGAACAGGCGCCCGGCACGAGCGGCGCGGTGGGCACGATCACGGGCGCCGCGCTTGGGATCGTCGGCGGCCTCGCTGGCGTGCTGACGATTCTCATCCTGACGTTCTATCTCCTGCTCGAGGCCGACAGCCTGCGCAATACGTTCCTGCGGCTGTTCCCGAAGCCGCGACGCGCACAGATTGCGAACGCATCGGCCGAGGCGACACGCAAGGTCAGCGCGTGGCTCAACGGCCAGCTGCTGCTGGCCGCCACCATCGGCACGACCGCGGCCATCGGGCTCTGGATCCTGGGCGTGCCGTACTTCTACGTCCTGGCGCTCATCGCCGGCGTCGGCGAGATGATCCCCGTCGTCGGCCCGATCATCGCGGCGGTACCCGGCATCGCCGTGGCCCTGACCATCTCCTACCAGAAGGCGCTCATGGTCGCGCTCTTCTACCTGCTGCAGCAGCAGCTCGAGAACCACGTGCTCGTGCCCAAGATCATGTCGCGGCAGGTCGGCGTGAGCGCCGTCACGGTGATCGTGTCGCTGCTCATCGGCGGGAACCTGCTCGGCGTGCTCGGCGCGATCCTCGCCATCCCCACCGCGGCCATCCTGCAGGTCATCTACCAGGAAACGATCGGCAAGCAGGACTGA
- a CDS encoding serine/threonine-protein phosphatase, protein MRKLTARARKFFGDYAGDLSADDVQRLLTRDTAEAYRFFARGIDRDAMRQLPAFKRWAVHARLLFLAFTMRLSPPRRVLYAAALVAAVFGLFSLFRGFGPRTVPVAGVPIFDVRLPAPTWVPGTLWLVSSLILLNLLILLEVADRLSLKGDLEVARDIQLAMLPAGTWSATGVAACGLTRPANTVGGDFYDILPLPDGRLAIAVGDVAGKGSPAALLMALLLAILRTLVDEALEPGDLVQRLNAQVARHAPPSRFITLFFGIYDPASGHLTYVNAGHMPPLLRRAATGESLRLPATGVALGMFEQSTYVTERATLDAEDLLVLYSDGITEAENPDGDPFEDAGLERALNNLSAGDLAAAGRFIFSAVERHAQDTRFADDLTVLLLKRSIQSAPAGV, encoded by the coding sequence ATGCGAAAGCTCACCGCCCGTGCCCGCAAGTTCTTCGGCGACTACGCCGGAGATCTGTCCGCCGACGACGTTCAACGGCTGCTGACCAGGGACACGGCGGAGGCGTACCGCTTCTTCGCGCGGGGGATCGATCGCGATGCCATGCGGCAACTGCCGGCGTTCAAGCGCTGGGCGGTGCACGCGCGGCTGCTCTTCCTCGCCTTCACCATGCGGCTCTCGCCGCCGCGCCGCGTGCTCTACGCGGCGGCGCTCGTCGCGGCGGTGTTCGGCCTGTTCAGCCTGTTTCGCGGATTCGGGCCGCGCACGGTCCCGGTTGCCGGCGTCCCCATCTTCGACGTCCGGCTTCCCGCACCCACGTGGGTGCCGGGAACGCTGTGGCTCGTCAGCAGCCTGATTCTCCTGAACCTGCTGATCCTCCTCGAGGTCGCGGATCGACTTTCCCTCAAAGGGGACCTCGAGGTGGCGCGCGACATCCAGCTGGCCATGCTGCCCGCGGGCACATGGAGCGCGACGGGGGTCGCCGCGTGCGGGCTGACGCGGCCGGCGAACACCGTGGGCGGTGATTTTTACGACATCCTGCCGCTGCCCGACGGGCGTCTCGCCATCGCGGTCGGAGATGTCGCGGGCAAGGGCAGTCCAGCGGCACTGCTGATGGCGTTGCTTCTCGCGATTCTCCGCACGCTCGTGGACGAAGCGCTCGAGCCCGGCGACCTGGTGCAGCGCCTGAACGCGCAGGTGGCGCGGCATGCGCCCCCGTCGCGCTTCATCACGCTGTTCTTTGGGATCTACGATCCGGCGAGCGGCCACCTCACCTACGTGAACGCCGGCCACATGCCGCCGCTGCTCCGCCGCGCCGCGACGGGAGAATCGCTGCGTCTGCCGGCGACGGGCGTCGCGCTCGGGATGTTCGAACAGTCCACCTACGTCACCGAGCGCGCGACGCTCGACGCCGAGGATCTGCTCGTCCTGTATTCGGACGGCATCACCGAGGCCGAGAACCCCGACGGCGACCCCTTCGAAGACGCGGGACTCGAGCGCGCGCTGAACAACCTCTCCGCCGGGGATCTGGCCGCCGCCGGCCGCTTCATCTTCTCAGCGGTCGAGCGCCACGCGCAGGACACGCGATTCGCGGATGACCTGACCGTCCTGCTGCTGAAACGATCGATACAATCGGCGCCCGCCGGCGTCTAA